GTAGAACAGCTGGCGGAGAATCTGCCCGAAGGGTTCATCGCCGTGGATTCGGACTGGCGCGTCAGGTATGTGAGCGCCCGCGCCCGCCACCTGCTCCGCAACTCCGGGCTGCAGCTGGGGACCGATCTGCACGACCTGTTGCCCGACGCGCCCGGCACCAAGGTCTGGTCGGAACTGAACCGGGCCCACCAGAAGCGCGTGATGGTGGAGTTCGAGGTGTTCTACCCGCAGCTGTTCGTGTGGCACGAGGTCCGCGCCATTCCGGACAGCGAGGGCGGGCTGGCCCTCCTGTTGCGGGACGTGACGGACCGGCAGTGGGTGATTCAGAAAGACGCCGAGCACGCCTACTTGCGCGGGCTGTTCGCGGACGCCCCCCTGGCCATTTCGATTCTGCGGGGCCCCAAGCACCAGTTCGAGTACGCCAACGACTTTGCGCGGAATCTGGTGGGGGGACGGCACCTCGAAGGCCTGACGGTCCGCGAGGCCTTTCCCGAATTGCAGGGACAGGGCTTTTTTGAACTTCTGGATCAGGTGTACGGCACGGGCGTCCCCTTTCACGGATCGGAGTTGCCCGCGGTTCTGACGTCCCCCGACGGTCAGACGCCCCAGGACCTGATCGTCAACGTCTCCTACCTGCCGCTGCGCGGATTTGACACCGAGGTGAGGGGGCTCCTGTCCCTGTCCACCGATGTCACGCATTACGTGGGGAAACGCCAGGTGGCCCAAAGCTAAAGCGGAACCCCCGGTGCGCCTGAGCGCTCGGCCTTGCTCCAGTGGCTGGCGTCAGTCACGGGTCGCCCTCAGAACGCTTGGTCTCCAGCCCACCCACGAGGGCGTGAGGGCCTGCAACCGGCCACTTCCGGCTTCAGAACACCCGCGGCTTCGGCGGATCGTCCAGCGTGGTGCCCTCCCCCGTCTCGTCCGCCCAGACTTTCATATGGGTCAGGCGGGCCGCCCCAAAGGTGGTGGTAAACGCCACGTCCGAAGCGTCGCGCCCCTGGGCGATCAGCAGCCGCCCGGCGCGGGGCTTGTTGTGACGGGCGTCGAAGGTGCGCCACTCGCCTCCCAGGTACGCCTCGAACCAGGCGTGAAAATCCATGGGCACGGGGTCGGGGGTGATGTCGATGTCGGGCAGGTAGCCGCACACGTAGCGCGCGGGAATGTTCAGCGCCCGGCAAAACGCCACGCCCATGTGGGCGAAGTCCCGGCACACGGCCCGCTTGCTGTCCAGCGCCTGCCGGGCCGTGGTCGTCGACGTACTGCCCGAGCCGTACACGCATTCGTCGTGCAGGAAGTCGCTGATCGCCTGCACCTGCGCCCACCCACCCGCGATGTGCCCGAAGCGCTCCCAGGCCTCGCCGCTCACCAGGTCGCTGTCCACATAACGGCTGGGCAGCAGGTACTGGATGGTTTCGTCGGGCAGGTCCTCGACGCGGTGCTTGGGCAGGTCCGGCAAGATGGGGTCCGGGCGGCGGGTAACTTCCGCGATCAGGTCGTGCCCGACTGTAAATTCGCCCGGCTGCGCCAGCGTGCGCCACACCCTGTTGCCGTGAATGTCGGTGTAGCTGTGGATGCCCTGCGCTGCGCCCAGGGGCCGCTCGTCCACGATGCGCTGGCGGGTGCCGGTGGGGTAGAGGCGATCTACGGGTTGCACCACGAACAGCATGGGCGTGGGATAGGGCACGTCGAAAGTCAGGGAGAAACCGGCGCGCACACGCACGGGCTGATCGATGGAACTGGGCACCGCTGGAGTCTGCACCATGCGCCTCAGTCTGCCGCGTTTGCCCGTGCCTGTGAAGGCCACCCGGGTTCTGGGTCTCGCAACCTCAGGGTTGAGGGGGCTCAGGGCGAGGGCCGCGCGGGCAGCGTGACCGTGAGGCGCGCGCCGCCCAGAGGACTTGCCTCCGCGCTCGCGCCGCCCCCATGCGCCCCGGCCAGCGCGCGCACAATCGACAGCCCCAGGCCACTGCCCCCGGTGTGGCGCGAGCGGCTCTCGTCCAGGCGGGTAAAGCGGGTAAAGACGGCCTCGCGGCTGGCGGGCGGAATGCCGGGACCGTCGTCATCCACGTGCAGCCGCACCACTTCTCCGCCCGGCTCCACCCGCACGTCCACCCGCGAGCGCGAGTGAACCAGGGCGTTTTCCACCAGGTTCAGCGTGACCTGGCGCAACCGGTCCGGGTCCGCGTGGAGCGGCGCGGCGGGGCCTTGCAGCTGCAGCGCCACTCCGCGCGCCGCCGCCCGGTCCTTCAGGTCGCGCACGACCTTCTCGGCCAGCGCCGTGAGGTCCGTGGGGCGCAGGTTCAGCCCCAGGCGGCCCGCGTCGGCCAGGGTCAGCGTCCGCAAATCTCCCACCAGCCGCGTCAGGAGTTGCGTCTGGGTGCTCAGCAGTTCGATCTGCCCCGTGTCCAGCGGGTACACGCCGTCTTCCAGGGCGTCCAGCCGCGCCTGCATCACGGCGATGGGGGTGCGAAGCTCGTGGGCGATGTCGGCCACCGCCTGCTGGCGCTCGCGCTCCAGGGTCTGGAGGTTGGCGGCCATCTCGTTGAAGGCCCGCGCCAGGTCCGCCACCTCCCGGTCTCCGCGCCGCACAGGCGCGCGTGAGCCGAGGTCACCCTGCGCCAGCCGGTTCGCCGCCTGCGCCACGGCGCTCAGGGGCCCGGACACCCGCCGGGCGATCAGCAGGCTCAGCAGGGCGGCCAGTCCCGCAGCCACCAGCCCGCCCTGCACCAGGCTGCGCTGGACGTCACGCACAAAGCTCTGGGTGCGTGGGCTCAGCACCGCCGGGAAGTGGCCACCCCGGTTGCGCCGGGCGTCGTTGCGCCGGGCGTCGGCGGCTTCGGCTTCGGCCGCCCGCTCGCTGTGGGCCCGGCTGGGCGGCGGTGGGAGCCGGGGCAGCGGCTCGCCCTTGCGCTCGGCCTCCTGCCGCGCCCGCAGGTACGCCTGCACCTCGGGCGGCAACCTCTCGACTTCGCGCCGCACCGCCAGGTTCGAGAACGCGAAGGTCAGGCCCACCGACAGCGCCACGAGCAGCAGCATGGACGCCAGCAGGGTCAGGGCCAGGCTGGTGCCGCCCCCGGAAAGGCGCCGCACCGCGTGAGGCCAGGCCCACCTCAAGGCGAAACCTCCAGCCGGTAGCCCACACCGCGCACCGTGCGCAGCAGCCCGGCGGCCCCGCTGCCGTCAAGCTTGCGCCGCACGCTGGCGAGGTGGGCGTCCACCACCCGTTCCAGCGCGTCGCTGTCGGGCAGGGCCGCCGCGAGCAGGTCCTCCCGGGTAAAGGCGCGGCCCGGGGCCTCGGCGAGGTGGGCCAGCAACCGGAACTCGGCGGGCGTCAGGGCCAGGGGCCGCCCGTCCACCCGGGCCACCACGGCGCGGCGGTCCACCTCCAGCGGGCCCACGCGCAGGGGCGGCTCACCGTCTTGCAGGGCGGCGCTGCTGCGGCGCAGCACGGCCTTGACGCGCGCCATCACCTCGCGTGGGCGAAAGGGCTTGACCACGTAGTCGTCGGCCCCCAGTTCCAGACCCACGATCTGGTCCGTCTCCTCGGCGCGCGCCGTAACCAGAATCACCGGCGTGACCCCATCCGAGCGCACCACCTTCAGCACGTCCAGGCCGCTGCGTCCGGGCAGCATCACGTCCAGCAGGATCAGGTCCGGCTGCACGGCGCGGAAGGCGTGCAGGGCCGCGTCGCCGTCTCCAGCCCGCTCGGTGCGGTAGCCCTCCTGCCGCGCGTAGGCTTCCAGCACCTCCGCCAGTTGCGGCTCGTCCTCCACGATCAGGATCAGGGCACTCATGGCCGTATGGTAGGCCGCGCCTGTGAAGACGGGGCGAAGACCGAAAGACGTCTTTTCGGGGAAGACCGGGACGTTTTTGGCGTCCGGGCAGCGCTCAACGCGTCTTCGACAAATCTTCAAAGAAGCTGCGCCCCGTCTTCGACATCGCGCCGCAGACTCGCTTCATGCGAGCCGCCCTCCACCCCCTTCGCCTGCCCCGCGCCCTGGCACTGAGCGCGGCCCTGAGTTTGTTCGGGGTCAGCCTGGCCCAGGGAAGCGCTGAGCTGACCCTGGACGCCGCCCTCGCCCAACTGGCCGGGGCCCCCAGCGTGACCCAGGCGCAACTCAGCGTGGTGACCGCCCAGGAAAACCTCAACGCCGCCCGCAGCGCCCTGGGCCTGACCGTCAGCGTGACCGGCAACGCGAACTACGCGGGGGCCACCACGTCCGTGGCCGCGAACGGCACCTCCGCCGACACGCCCGCGAGCCTGAGCGGCAGCGCGGGCGTGAACGTGTCGCTGGGCCTGCTCCCCTGGGCCAGCAGTCAGGCCGGGCTCCGCAGCGCCGAGCGCAACCTCGCCTTGGCCCGCGTCCGGCTGACGGAGGCGCAGGCCACCGCCCGCCTGAACGCCGTTCAGCAGTACCTCGCGGGTGTCCTGGCAACGCAGGACGTGGCCCTCGCGGACCAGACCCTGGCCCTGCGCCAGCGTCAACTGACCGTGACGCAGACGCAGCGGGAGAACGGCAACGCCACCGCCGAAAGTGTGCTGAGCGCCCAGGCGAACGTGCAGAGCGCCCAGGGGGCCCAGCTTCAGGCTGCCGCCAGCCTCGACGCCGCCCGCCGGAGCCTGAGCGCCGCCCTGGGCACCGATGTGGGCGGCCGCACCTTCATCACCGCGCCCCAGACCACCTTCACCCTGCCCGACGTGGCGGCCCTCGTCACCCAGGCCCGGACCCAGCGCCGTGAGGTGCTGGAGGCCCAGAACACCCTCGCCGCCGCGCAGGAGGCCCTGGAGACGCAGAGGCGCGAGGCCACGCTGCCCGACGTGACCGCCAGCGTGCGCTACGGGCCGGGTACAGGGGGCCTCAGCGCCAGCCTCAACCTCAAGCAGGGGACGGTGGGGGCGGGGTACACCCTGCCTGTCGGAACGTCCACCGGTACGGCCAACCGCGTCACCGCCAGCGTCACGGGCACCTACGTGATCTACTCGCCCGCTGTAAAAGCGGAGTTGTCGGCGGCGCAGGCCACCGTCACGCAGGCGCAGCTCTCGCTGAACGTCGCCCAGCAGAACGTGGAACTCGACGTGCGGACGCGCCTGAGCACCCTGCAAAGCAGCCTGATCGCCCTGCAGAGCCGCGCCACGCAGGTGCAGGTGGCCCAGATTTCCCTCGACGCTGCCCGTACCCGGGTGGAGGCGGGCACGGGCACCGCCGACGACGTGGCGGCCGCTGAACTCGGCCTCCTTCAAGCCCAGCGTGACCTCCTGAGCGCGCGCGTTACCGCCCAGACCAACCTCATTCAACTGCAAAACGCCGCTGGAGGCCCTGCGTGAAACTCCTCTCTGCTCTCTCTTTGACCACCGCCCTGCTCCTGCCCACCGCCTCCGCCCAGGGCACCGTCAGTCTGGGCCAGGCCGTGACCGCCGCCCTGACGAACAACGGTGACGTGAAGACCGCCCAGGCCAACCTGCAAAAGGCCCAGGCCGCCAACAAGGCCGCGCAGGCCGATCCCAGCACCCTGGCCGCCGCCAAGCTCACCGCGCGGAGCAGCGAGGCGGAGGCCGAGGCACAACTGCACTCGGCGCGTCTGGGCACCCTGCAAAACACCATGACCGCCTATACGGCCCTGCTCGAAGCCCAGGAGAACGTGGAGCTCCAGACCCTGCAGGTGCAGGTGGACCAGAAGGGGGTGCAGGTGGCGCAGGTCAAGCTCAAGGTGCAGAATGCCACCGCCCTGGACGTGCAAAACGCGCAGAACACCCTCTCGGGCAGCCAGCAGAACCTCGCGGACGCGAAAGCCCAGGTCAATCTCGCCAGCGCCAAACTCGCCACGCTGACCGGGCTGGGCAGCGGCGTGCGGGCCGCGGGCATTACCACCGTCCCCAAACTGTCTACCACCCTTGCCAAGTTGCAACAGGGTCTGCCGGACCTCGCCAGCGTGATCTCATCGGCCAACGATGTGGCCGCCCAGCAACTCGCGGTGAAGCTCGCGGACAACGACTTCACGCCTGCCCGCACCTTAAGTGACGCCCGCACCGCTCTCTCCAACGCCCAGCGCAGCCTGGACAGCGCCCAGAAGGGAGCGGGGCAGACCCTTGCCAGCGCGTACCAGAGCGCCCAGAACAGCTACGAGCTCCTCAGCGTGGCCCAGAGCCGCGAGGCGGCCGCCCAGAAGACCTACACCCAGGACGCCGCCCGTCTGAAAAGCGGCACCATCAGCGCCGTCGAGCTGCAGGGCAGCCAGCTGGCGCTGAAAAAGGCCCAGTACGCCCGCCTGCAGGCGCAGGACAACGTGCTTGAAGCCCTCGCGGCGCTGTCCGTCGCCGCCGGGCAGAACCTGACGGGCATCGGAGGCAGCCTGTGACCACGCCCGCCGTCACCACCCGGCCTTCCCAGACCCGGCGCCGCAAGCGCTGGCCCTGGGTGGTGACCGGCCTGCTGCTGCTGGGCGGTGTGGGCGGCGGGGTGTATTACAACCGCGCGCACACCGCGGAGGCGACCACCACCGAGACCGTGACCACCCAGACCGTCCAGCCCGGCACCATTCGCGTCAGCGTGAGTGGTCCCGGCACCCTGGAGGCCAACGCCACCCGGACGGTCGGCGCGGACCTCACCGCCACCGTGGGTCAGGTTCCGGCGGTGGGTGAGCGGGTGCAGAAGGGCCAGCTCCTGACCACCCTGAGGAGCGACGAGGTGGAGGAAAACGTCCAGACCGCCGAGCTGAGCCTCCGCAAGGCCCAGGCCAGCCTCGACGCCACCCGCGCCAGCCAGGCATCGGGCCGCGCCGGGCGGCAGAGCAGCGTGACCCAGGCGTTTGGCAACGTGACCGACGCCCGTCAGGCCCTGACCGAGGCGGCGCACACCCTGAATGCCCAGCAGCAGCTCTATGCCGTCGGTGCCGTGAGCGGGCAGGCCCTGACCGACGCCCGCACCGCCGCGAGTAAGGCCCGCTCGGCGCTCCAGAGCGCCCAGGCCAGCCTCGCGGCGGCCCAGACCCAGGCGGCGACGGGCAACGGCAGCGACGCCGAGAACCTCCGCAGCGCGCAGATCGCCGTGCAGCAGGCCCAGGCAGCGCTGACCACCGCCCAGAAGGCGCGAACTGACCTCAAGGTCTACGCCCCCATCAGCGGTGTGGTGAGCGCCGTAAACGCCACCGAGGGCACCGTGGTCCTCAGCGGCGCGACGCTGCTCACCATCATCGACGACACCACCCTCAACCTGCCCGTGCAGGTGGACGAGACCGAAATCGCGGGCGTGAAGGTGGGCCAGAAGGCCGAGGTGACCCTGGACGCCTACGACGGTCAGACCTTCGGGGGCAAAGTCATTCGCGTCTCACCCGGGGCCACCCAGTCCAACGGCATCAGCGTCTTTACCGCCACCGTCAGCCTGAACAACGCCGGCGGGCAGCTGCGCAGCGGCATGACCGCCGAGGCCGAGATCATCCAGAGCGAGGCCCAGGGCCTGCTCGTGCCCACCAAGGCCGTCGAAACGGTGCGCACCCGCAGCTACGTCGAGGTGCCCGGCCAGGGCGAGGGAGCCGGGCCCGAGCGCGTGCGCGTCCATACGGGCGCGACGGACGGCACGAACACCGTCGTGACCGAGGGGCTGGAGGCCGGGCAGGAGGTGATCGTTCCAGGCGGTACGAGGAGCAGCGCTGGAACGTCGGGCACGTCCTCAAACCGCCGGAGCGGGGGCTTTGGCGGTGCGGGGGGACCTCCCGCCGGCGGCTTCGGGGGCGCGCCGTGACCTCGCCTCCGCCTGTGGTGGACATCCGGGACGTGCGGCGCGTCTACGCGCAGGGCGACGTGGTGTTTGAGGCCTTGAAGGGCGTCAGCGTGCAGATCGCTCAGGGTGAGATGGTGGCGCTGATGGGCCCCTCGGGCAGCGGCAAGACCACCCTGATGCAGATTATCGGCCTGCTGGACCGCCCGAGCAGCGGCGCGTATCTCCTTGGCGGGCAGGACGTGACGGCCCTTACCGAGAACGAACGCGCGGAGGCCCGCAACGTCGAGATCGGCTTTGTGTTCCAGGCGTTCCACCTGCTGCCCCGCCTCACCTTGCTGGAGAACGTGGAGGTGCCCCTCACCTACGCTGGAGTGCCCCCCCGGGAACGGCGGGAACGGGCCATGGACGTGCTGGGCCGTGTGGGCCTGGAGAGCAAGGCCTCAAACCTCCCTTCACAGATCAGCGGCGGGCAAAAGCAGCGGGTGGCGGTGGCGCGCGCGCTGGCGGGAAGCCCCCGGTTGCTGCTGGCCGACGAACCCACCGGCAACCTCGACACCCGCACCAGTGAGGAGGTGATGGGCCTGTTTTCCGAACTGCACGCCGAGGGCACCACCGTGGTCCTCGTGACGCACGAGCCCGACATCGGAGCCTATGCCGAGCGGGTGGTGCGGGTGCGGGACGGCCTGATCGAGAGCGATACGCGGCAGACGCCCCGCCGCGCGCTGCTCCAACCGGGACTGGAGGCCCCGGCATGACCGTGACCCGTTCTTCGCCCTCGGTGGGGGCCTCAGCAGGGGCCTCGCCGGTACGCCGAAGAGGCGGCATCGGACTGGGCGGGGCGCTCACGATTGCCTGGCGCGCGATCACGGGAACGCCCATGCGCTCTGTCCTGACCGCCCTCGGCGTGATTATCGGTGTGGCCGCCGTCGTCGCCCTCACCGCCATCGGGCAGGGCAGCACGGCGGGCGTCACGCGCAACCTCCAGTCGCTGGGCACCAACCTGCTGACCGTGCAGAGCGCGCGCGGCGGGGGAGGCGGGAGCCTGGTCCGCTCCGGTCCGCGGCAGACCATCACGGTAAAAGACGCCGCCGCCCTCGCCACCGCCTTCGGCTCCCGCATCGCGGGGGTGGCCCCCGCCGCCCAGAGCAGCGTGCAGGCCAAGCTGGGCAGCAGCAACACCCAGGTCACGGTGCTGGGCACCTGGCCCGCCTATGAGACGGTCCGCAACAGTCCCGTGGCCTCGGGCAGCTATTTCACCCAGGCGGAGGTGGACGCGAGAAAGCGCGTCGCCGTGATCGGCGCGCAGGTGGTGACCGACCTCTTTGGCGAAGGCGCGAACCCGGTGGGCCAGAAGCTGCGCCTGGGCAGCGTGAACTTCACGGTGGTGGGCGTGCTGCCCGACAAGGGCAACAGCGGCTTCGGCAACGCCAACAGTCAGGTGCTGATTCCGCTGAGCACCTACCTCCAGCGCTTCGCCCGCACCAATAGCGCGAGCGGCCAGCCCACCGTGAACAACGTCTACCTGCAGGCCGCCGACGCGAAGGACCTCACGCAGCTCCAGACGGACGTGACGGACCTGCTGAGCGTGCGGCACAAGCAGACCGATCCCGACAACCTGGATTTTCAGGTGCAGAACCAGGCGGACGCGCTGGAGAGCCTGAGCAGCGTGACGACCACGCTGACCGTCCTGGTGGGGGCCATCGCGGGCATCAGCCTGCTCGTCGGCGGCATCGGGATCATGAACATCATGCTGGTGTCGGTCACGGAGCGCACCCGCGAGATCGGCGTGCGCAAAGCGCTGGGAGCCAAACCGCGCGACATCCTCACGCAGTTTCTGGTGGAGGCCAGCCTGCTCTCGGTGGGCGGCGGGCTGATTGGCCTGCTGCTGGGCGTCGCTGCCGCCTACGCCGGCAAAC
The sequence above is a segment of the Deinococcus hopiensis KR-140 genome. Coding sequences within it:
- a CDS encoding efflux RND transporter periplasmic adaptor subunit encodes the protein MTTPAVTTRPSQTRRRKRWPWVVTGLLLLGGVGGGVYYNRAHTAEATTTETVTTQTVQPGTIRVSVSGPGTLEANATRTVGADLTATVGQVPAVGERVQKGQLLTTLRSDEVEENVQTAELSLRKAQASLDATRASQASGRAGRQSSVTQAFGNVTDARQALTEAAHTLNAQQQLYAVGAVSGQALTDARTAASKARSALQSAQASLAAAQTQAATGNGSDAENLRSAQIAVQQAQAALTTAQKARTDLKVYAPISGVVSAVNATEGTVVLSGATLLTIIDDTTLNLPVQVDETEIAGVKVGQKAEVTLDAYDGQTFGGKVIRVSPGATQSNGISVFTATVSLNNAGGQLRSGMTAEAEIIQSEAQGLLVPTKAVETVRTRSYVEVPGQGEGAGPERVRVHTGATDGTNTVVTEGLEAGQEVIVPGGTRSSAGTSGTSSNRRSGGFGGAGGPPAGGFGGAP
- a CDS encoding PAS domain-containing protein yields the protein MISVEQLAENLPEGFIAVDSDWRVRYVSARARHLLRNSGLQLGTDLHDLLPDAPGTKVWSELNRAHQKRVMVEFEVFYPQLFVWHEVRAIPDSEGGLALLLRDVTDRQWVIQKDAEHAYLRGLFADAPLAISILRGPKHQFEYANDFARNLVGGRHLEGLTVREAFPELQGQGFFELLDQVYGTGVPFHGSELPAVLTSPDGQTPQDLIVNVSYLPLRGFDTEVRGLLSLSTDVTHYVGKRQVAQS
- a CDS encoding transglutaminase-like domain-containing protein gives rise to the protein MVQTPAVPSSIDQPVRVRAGFSLTFDVPYPTPMLFVVQPVDRLYPTGTRQRIVDERPLGAAQGIHSYTDIHGNRVWRTLAQPGEFTVGHDLIAEVTRRPDPILPDLPKHRVEDLPDETIQYLLPSRYVDSDLVSGEAWERFGHIAGGWAQVQAISDFLHDECVYGSGSTSTTTARQALDSKRAVCRDFAHMGVAFCRALNIPARYVCGYLPDIDITPDPVPMDFHAWFEAYLGGEWRTFDARHNKPRAGRLLIAQGRDASDVAFTTTFGAARLTHMKVWADETGEGTTLDDPPKPRVF
- a CDS encoding TolC family protein is translated as MKLLSALSLTTALLLPTASAQGTVSLGQAVTAALTNNGDVKTAQANLQKAQAANKAAQADPSTLAAAKLTARSSEAEAEAQLHSARLGTLQNTMTAYTALLEAQENVELQTLQVQVDQKGVQVAQVKLKVQNATALDVQNAQNTLSGSQQNLADAKAQVNLASAKLATLTGLGSGVRAAGITTVPKLSTTLAKLQQGLPDLASVISSANDVAAQQLAVKLADNDFTPARTLSDARTALSNAQRSLDSAQKGAGQTLASAYQSAQNSYELLSVAQSREAAAQKTYTQDAARLKSGTISAVELQGSQLALKKAQYARLQAQDNVLEALAALSVAAGQNLTGIGGSL
- a CDS encoding ABC transporter permease: MTVTRSSPSVGASAGASPVRRRGGIGLGGALTIAWRAITGTPMRSVLTALGVIIGVAAVVALTAIGQGSTAGVTRNLQSLGTNLLTVQSARGGGGGSLVRSGPRQTITVKDAAALATAFGSRIAGVAPAAQSSVQAKLGSSNTQVTVLGTWPAYETVRNSPVASGSYFTQAEVDARKRVAVIGAQVVTDLFGEGANPVGQKLRLGSVNFTVVGVLPDKGNSGFGNANSQVLIPLSTYLQRFARTNSASGQPTVNNVYLQAADAKDLTQLQTDVTDLLSVRHKQTDPDNLDFQVQNQADALESLSSVTTTLTVLVGAIAGISLLVGGIGIMNIMLVSVTERTREIGVRKALGAKPRDILTQFLVEASLLSVGGGLIGLLLGVAAAYAGKLFGIAPVFSLTPMLVAFAFSALVGVFFGYYPAARAARLDPVDSLRYE
- a CDS encoding sensor histidine kinase yields the protein MRRLSGGGTSLALTLLASMLLLVALSVGLTFAFSNLAVRREVERLPPEVQAYLRARQEAERKGEPLPRLPPPPSRAHSERAAEAEAADARRNDARRNRGGHFPAVLSPRTQSFVRDVQRSLVQGGLVAAGLAALLSLLIARRVSGPLSAVAQAANRLAQGDLGSRAPVRRGDREVADLARAFNEMAANLQTLERERQQAVADIAHELRTPIAVMQARLDALEDGVYPLDTGQIELLSTQTQLLTRLVGDLRTLTLADAGRLGLNLRPTDLTALAEKVVRDLKDRAAARGVALQLQGPAAPLHADPDRLRQVTLNLVENALVHSRSRVDVRVEPGGEVVRLHVDDDGPGIPPASREAVFTRFTRLDESRSRHTGGSGLGLSIVRALAGAHGGGASAEASPLGGARLTVTLPARPSP
- a CDS encoding TolC family protein; translation: MRAALHPLRLPRALALSAALSLFGVSLAQGSAELTLDAALAQLAGAPSVTQAQLSVVTAQENLNAARSALGLTVSVTGNANYAGATTSVAANGTSADTPASLSGSAGVNVSLGLLPWASSQAGLRSAERNLALARVRLTEAQATARLNAVQQYLAGVLATQDVALADQTLALRQRQLTVTQTQRENGNATAESVLSAQANVQSAQGAQLQAAASLDAARRSLSAALGTDVGGRTFITAPQTTFTLPDVAALVTQARTQRREVLEAQNTLAAAQEALETQRREATLPDVTASVRYGPGTGGLSASLNLKQGTVGAGYTLPVGTSTGTANRVTASVTGTYVIYSPAVKAELSAAQATVTQAQLSLNVAQQNVELDVRTRLSTLQSSLIALQSRATQVQVAQISLDAARTRVEAGTGTADDVAAAELGLLQAQRDLLSARVTAQTNLIQLQNAAGGPA
- a CDS encoding ABC transporter ATP-binding protein; the protein is MTSPPPVVDIRDVRRVYAQGDVVFEALKGVSVQIAQGEMVALMGPSGSGKTTLMQIIGLLDRPSSGAYLLGGQDVTALTENERAEARNVEIGFVFQAFHLLPRLTLLENVEVPLTYAGVPPRERRERAMDVLGRVGLESKASNLPSQISGGQKQRVAVARALAGSPRLLLADEPTGNLDTRTSEEVMGLFSELHAEGTTVVLVTHEPDIGAYAERVVRVRDGLIESDTRQTPRRALLQPGLEAPA
- a CDS encoding response regulator — encoded protein: MSALILIVEDEPQLAEVLEAYARQEGYRTERAGDGDAALHAFRAVQPDLILLDVMLPGRSGLDVLKVVRSDGVTPVILVTARAEETDQIVGLELGADDYVVKPFRPREVMARVKAVLRRSSAALQDGEPPLRVGPLEVDRRAVVARVDGRPLALTPAEFRLLAHLAEAPGRAFTREDLLAAALPDSDALERVVDAHLASVRRKLDGSGAAGLLRTVRGVGYRLEVSP